A single Anopheles arabiensis isolate DONGOLA chromosome 2, AaraD3, whole genome shotgun sequence DNA region contains:
- the LOC120898380 gene encoding ataxin-8-like, giving the protein MSHVRYNQRLQEPYEQEWQQQQQQQQEHEEWYRGSSERSSEDRSRSSQQLRQQLRQHQQQEDEDSIEEVVRLHQQQLQQQQQQQYSGPGTSSVRRRSAGVQVGGGGGGGALGCSGGAGGRGFVAAVGGVVGQGFLALRRTRVRAGCAS; this is encoded by the coding sequence ATGAGTCACGTTCGTTACAACCAGAGACTTCAGGAGCCGTACGAGCAggagtggcagcagcagcagcagcagcagcaggagcacgAAGAGTGGTACCGTGGTAGTAGTGAGCGTAGTAGCGAGGACCGCTCTAGGTCGTCGCAGCAGCTGCGGCAACAGCTGCGGCAACACCAGCAACAGGAGGACGAGGATTCGATCGAGGAAGTGGTACGGTTGCACCAGCaacagcttcagcagcagcagcagcagcagtattcGGGGCCGGGCACCTCGTCAGTTCGCCGACGTTCGGCCGGTGTGCAAGTAGGGggaggaggcggcggcggcgcgcTTGGTTGTAGCGGGGGTGCTGGGGGACGGGGCTTCGTTGCGGCGGTTGGCGGTGTTGTCGGGCAGGGATTCCTTGCACTACGGCGGACGCGGGTTCGTGCCGGTTGCGCCTCATAG